Proteins from a single region of Chitinibacter bivalviorum:
- a CDS encoding chemotaxis protein CheW, which translates to MAKRISLREYQQGVMDRLQSAAAVAQVDARLGIMIGTENWLVDLADVAEVMPVPAVATVPLGFSWFKGVANIRGNLVSVTDLPAFFSLNHAGFTSMSRLVLLQPRHLTHAAVLVNRMLGLKHLADLTPLPKTENAAPWLGDEYMDSIGQRWKTLNIAELVVQPSFLQTGIA; encoded by the coding sequence ATGGCTAAACGCATTAGTTTGCGCGAGTACCAGCAAGGGGTGATGGACCGTTTGCAAAGTGCGGCGGCAGTCGCCCAAGTTGATGCGCGGCTTGGCATCATGATTGGCACCGAGAATTGGCTGGTTGATTTGGCGGATGTCGCCGAAGTTATGCCGGTACCTGCTGTGGCGACGGTGCCGCTTGGATTTTCGTGGTTTAAGGGCGTTGCTAATATTCGCGGAAATTTGGTCAGCGTTACCGATTTGCCTGCCTTTTTTAGTCTGAATCATGCTGGATTTACATCCATGTCGCGCTTAGTCTTGCTGCAGCCAAGGCATTTGACGCACGCTGCGGTCTTGGTAAACCGAATGCTAGGTTTAAAGCACTTGGCTGATTTGACCCCTTTGCCAAAAACAGAAAACGCGGCACCTTGGTTAGGGGATGAATACATGGATTCAATTGGACAGCGTTGGAAAACATTGAATATTGCTGAGTTGGTTGTTCAACCAAGCTTTTTGCAAACGGGTATCGCATAA
- a CDS encoding response regulator → MAIKKILIVDDSPTERHFLGELLTKNGFQIMTLESGEEAVLKTKELMPDLILMDVVMPGMNGFQATRTISREEATKHIPIIMCTSKNQETDMVWAKRQGAVEYVVKPVDSQELLNKIANL, encoded by the coding sequence ATGGCGATCAAAAAAATTCTGATTGTTGATGATTCTCCGACCGAGCGTCATTTTTTGGGTGAATTGCTCACAAAAAATGGTTTTCAAATTATGACTTTAGAGTCTGGCGAAGAAGCTGTTTTGAAGACCAAAGAGCTGATGCCTGACTTGATTTTAATGGACGTTGTTATGCCTGGAATGAATGGCTTCCAAGCGACCCGTACGATTAGTCGCGAAGAAGCGACTAAGCACATCCCAATCATCATGTGCACATCGAAAAACCAAGAAACTGATATGGTTTGGGCTAAACGTCAGGGCGCGGTTGAATACGTTGTTAAACCAGTAGATTCGCAAGAGTTGCTGAATAAAATCGCCAATCTGTAA